Proteins encoded in a region of the Bradyrhizobium sp. CB3481 genome:
- the gatB gene encoding Asp-tRNA(Asn)/Glu-tRNA(Gln) amidotransferase subunit GatB: MNASVRQGKLIKGQTGDWEVVIGMEVHAQVTSTSKLFSGASTEFGGEPNSHVSLVDAAMPGMLPVINEECVRQAVRTGLGLNAEINLRSVFDRKNYFYPDSPQGYQISQYKSPVVGEGEVTVELDGGKTATIGIERLHLEQDAGKLLHDQSPSMTFVDLNRCGVALMEIVSKPDIRDAEQAKAYVTKLRSILRYLGTCDGDMEKGSLRADVNVSVRKPGGPLGTRCEIKNMNSINFIGQAIEYEARRQIEIIEEGGAIDQETRLFDPNKGETRSMRSKEEAHDYRYFPDPDLLPLEFTQAYVDELKAELPELPDQKKARFIESLGLSPYDAGVLVAERESAEFYEAVLEGIADKARDGKLAANWVINELFGRLNKEGHGIGDSPVSAAQLAAIVSLIGEGTISGKIAKDLFEIVWTEGGDPRELVETRGMKQVTDLGAIEKVVDEIIAANPDKVAQAKAKPQLAGWFVGQVMKQSGGKANPQAVNDLLKTKLGI; this comes from the coding sequence ATGAACGCGTCAGTCAGACAGGGCAAACTGATCAAGGGCCAGACCGGCGACTGGGAGGTCGTGATCGGGATGGAGGTGCACGCCCAGGTCACCTCGACGTCAAAACTGTTCTCCGGCGCTTCGACCGAATTCGGCGGCGAGCCCAACAGCCATGTGTCGCTGGTCGACGCGGCGATGCCGGGCATGCTGCCCGTGATCAACGAGGAATGCGTGCGGCAGGCCGTGCGCACCGGGCTTGGTCTCAACGCAGAGATCAACCTGCGCTCGGTGTTCGATCGCAAGAACTATTTCTATCCGGACTCGCCGCAGGGCTACCAGATCAGCCAGTACAAGTCGCCTGTGGTCGGCGAGGGCGAGGTCACGGTCGAGCTCGATGGCGGCAAGACGGCGACCATCGGGATCGAGCGGCTGCATCTGGAACAGGATGCCGGCAAATTGCTGCACGACCAGTCGCCGTCGATGACGTTTGTCGACCTCAACCGCTGCGGCGTGGCGCTGATGGAGATCGTCTCGAAACCCGACATTCGCGATGCCGAGCAGGCCAAGGCCTACGTGACCAAGCTGCGCTCGATCCTGCGCTATCTCGGCACCTGCGACGGCGACATGGAGAAGGGCTCGCTGCGCGCCGATGTGAACGTTTCCGTGCGTAAGCCCGGCGGACCGCTCGGCACCCGCTGCGAAATCAAGAACATGAACTCGATTAACTTTATCGGCCAGGCGATCGAGTACGAGGCGCGGCGCCAGATCGAGATCATCGAGGAGGGCGGCGCGATTGATCAGGAAACGCGCCTGTTCGACCCCAACAAGGGCGAAACGCGCTCGATGCGCTCCAAGGAGGAGGCGCACGATTATCGTTACTTCCCGGATCCGGACCTGCTGCCGCTCGAGTTCACGCAAGCCTATGTCGATGAGCTGAAGGCGGAGCTGCCGGAACTGCCGGACCAGAAGAAGGCGCGCTTCATCGAGAGCCTCGGCCTGTCGCCCTACGATGCCGGCGTGCTGGTCGCCGAGCGCGAGAGCGCGGAATTCTATGAGGCCGTGCTCGAAGGGATCGCCGACAAGGCGCGCGACGGCAAGCTCGCGGCCAACTGGGTGATCAACGAGTTGTTCGGCCGTCTGAACAAGGAAGGCCATGGCATTGGGGATTCGCCAGTATCGGCGGCGCAGCTGGCGGCGATCGTCAGCCTGATCGGCGAGGGCACGATCTCGGGCAAGATCGCAAAAGACCTGTTCGAGATCGTCTGGACCGAAGGCGGCGACCCGCGCGAACTGGTCGAAACGCGCGGCATGAAGCAGGTCACCGATCTCGGCGCGATTGAGAAGGTGGTCGATGAGATCATCGCGGCCAATCCGGACAAGGTCGCGCAGGCGAAGGCCAAGCCGCAGCTCGCCGGCTGGTTTGTCGGCCAAGTGATGAAGCAGTCCGGCGGCAAGGCCAATCCGCAGGCGGTCAACGACCTCTTGAAGACGAAGCTCGGCATCTGA